The genomic window CGGCCATCAGACCGATCAATAATCTATATTTTTTCATCGTACTCATCTTAATTTATCTGTGGTTAGGCTTCTTATTCAATGGTTACTCTAATAATATTGTTTACCGGCAGGTTATCGAAACGGTAGAATCTACCGATCAACAAGAGGGCTTTTTTACCATCTGCTGACTTTGTTTCTACTATATCCGTTAAATCTCCTGAAAAAGGACCTGTAGCGTTATAGCCTGGTGCCAGCAAACCGGCCGGATTAAGCACCATAAAGCCATTTCTGGTTACATTATTATATTTCCTAAAATAACCGCCTACTATAACTAAGCCGTTCGAAATCTGCCTGGCGAAAGTAGGGTAACCACCTTCGAATAATTTAGCACTGAACGATTCGTCTAAACTTCCATCTTCATTAATCAGGGCCATGCCATTTGCAGGTTTGCCATTGTATCTGGTAAATACTCCGGTAATCAGGTATTTTCTGGTGGTCGCATTATAGGTTAATGAATTAATACCATCATCGGCACCGCTACCAGGGTTAAAACTCGGATCAATGGTTCCATTAGGTGCCAGCCTTAGTATACGAACAGCGGGTTGGCCATCAAACGTAACAAAGTTTCCAAAAACCATCAGTTTTTCATTATTCGGAGCATCGGTATGCATATAAGTATCAATAGGCCCATTGGCACTTACATTACCCTTATTGGTTGCGGTATTAAAACGAAAGGTTTTATCCAGTGAGCCATCCAGGTTGAATCTCAAAATCTGGCGGATCTCGGTACTATCCAAAATAACAGTATCGCGGGTAAAATCGTAGTTATCTTTATCGTATGTACGTTTTACATAATACCTAAAGTTACCTGTAGCCAAAATTTTCCCCTGATGTGGGTAAATACGGCGGATATAATCGTTTGTTCCGCCATTAAATTTAGGAAACCATTTTTGGGTAACCGTATCAGTAACGGTAGGTTTCTTTTTGGTTTGTATTTTAACGGTATCAATGGCACCATTAGGATATAAACTGGTAATGTTGCTAATATTTTCGGTACGCTGGTTATAACCGCTAAAACCACCGGATATGATCAGTCTGCCACCAATTTCGATCGCTGTTGAAAGTGAGCCATTGGATCCCCTACCCGTTCTGAATGTACGGTCGTAATCACCATCAAGCGATGTTCTGGCAATCCTGTTAATAGGCACAATCAATCCTTTATTATCGTAGTTATTAAAACTTCCGATTACCAGAGCCCTTCCATCAGCCAGTTGATAAAACTGGTTTACATAATCGTTTGTACCTGCCGCTGCTTTCCAGGTAATATCGTTTTTGATAATGCCTGAAACGGTAAATGAAGGGCCAAGAATAAGCTGATCGCCAATGGAAATTGATGTAATACCTGTACTACCGGCTTCAGGTACCTTAACCGTAATTTCGCTTTCGGTAACACTTATAACCTGCGCTTTTTCGCCGTTGAACATAAAGCTCAACTGATCTTTATAGGGCAATAACCCTGTTGCTTTTACGACTACTGTTGTACCTACAATTCCTTCAAAAGGCACCGGTAACAAAGTTTGACTTATTCCTATTCCAAGTGGTGCTTTTCCTTCCCCATAAGGGTCTTCGCCCAACTCTTCTTCTTTCTTACAGCCCTGAATTACCAGAGCAAGCAGAAAAAATATGCTTAACGTGTATATGATTCTTTTCATCATTCAGTTTTTTCAATTAATTTCCCGTGTTAATTTGTGCCCTGGCTTGGTAATAATCCGGTACTGTATACGTCACTAAAAATCTCAGAAATATTAAATCCTAGGTAGCTATCCTGAAAGCGCAGGGTATGTACAACGCCATTGGTGGGTTTAACATCAGAGGATGCTACATAACTTGGATTCCAGCTGTCGTTTGGTTTTGAAATATCGGGAATGTAGGTCATTACCAATTGCCTGTAGCCAATATACTTTACACCGTTAGCATCGTTAAAAACAACTCCAATATTGGATACTTCGTTATTGTAATCGTAATGAAGTGAGCCAGGGTAAATACTTCTAAGGTCCATATCAATCTGCGGATAATCTTTTAACCTGTTTACGCCTTTAAACATATAGCGCTGGATATATTTTCTCCATATCGCCGGGTTAACCTGATCGAGTGTTTTAATGGTATCTTTTCCTGAGCTGTAAAGCATTTGATTTAAAGATAGAACCCTGGGCTGACGGCCTTGATCGAAAGTATGTATATCCCCGATCGTTTTTTTAATTACTTCATCATCAAAAGCAAAAAAGGTAAAATCCTCTTTACTAAACTGTTCTTCCATTCCGGCTAGCCTTACAATTTTGGCCACACTATCAAAAGGAGCCTTTTTTGCCTGCAGGTACTGGTACATATTGCCCGGATAATCGGGGTTTGCCTTGCCACCATCTATATAGTACTCATCACGTTTACACGCACTAAATACGAGTAGGCAGGCTGCGCATATCATCATTAGCTTTTTCATATCTTTTCTTGATCGCTTAATAAAATTAATTACCACCATTAACCCAGTATTCGTTTAATACCATGTATGGATTATTATATAGTGCACCTGGGCTTAATGGCCAGGTCCATCCGCCACGGTTAAATTTATCGGATGTGAGTACGTTATACGACCACTGGCTGCTCAAAATCCTTTTTGTACGTACGAGGTCGAAATAGTGGTGTCCTTCACCGATAAGCTCCCTCGAACGTTCGTAAAAAATAAAATCTTTAAGATTTCCGTTTGAAGGTGTATAAGGAGATGCACCGGCACGGCCCCTTACCATATTTAAGAGTTTTATGGCATCGGTATCTTCATTTATATTTGCAAGGGCTTCGGCGGCCAGCAGGATTTCGCCTCCATACCTGAAAATCATAAAGGTGTTATCAGGGTTGGCATCTTCTTCACCGGTAGAAAATGAGTTCTGTGCAAATTTTAACATCATAAATTTTCCATTATCAGCAAAAATATCTTCATTAAACCAAGTGGTAATACGTTTATCACTACCATCCTGAAAAAGTTTCTGCATGTACTCCCCTCTGTAGTAAGCAAAACTTACACGGTGGGTATACTCGGGGCGTTTATATGGATAATGCAAAAACATATCGGCAATTGGTGCAACATTTAAATTGGCATCGCCATAATTGATACTGCGGTAAAATTCGAACAAACTCTCTTCCGATCGTCCTTTTATTACGGTTGCCCATTCGTTAATGGGCAATAGCCTGAAAGCATTGCTGGCAATGAGTTCCTTACCCAAATCGGCTGTTTCCTGATAATATTTTCTAGCATTAGCTGAATCGAAACCTGCATTCCACATGTTCATTTCCATTATTAAGGCCACAATGCTGCCCCTGCCTGCACGCACACCTCTTAAAGATGGGTCGGTATAAGTCCAGGCGATAGAATTTTTATAGGTTTTAAGATCAGCGATACATTTGTTCAGTACAGAAACAAAATTTTCTCTCGGCAGTGCAGCCGAATGAAAAGGATCGGTATAATATACCACGTTACCGTATAAACGAACCATGGTGAAGTAGCTAAAAGCACGGATAAATGCAGCTTCAGCTTTGAAAGAGTTCTTCTCTGCTTCTGATACACCCGGAATCCCTTCATCAAGTTTGGCAATTAAAATATTGGCCCCCTGTATGGCTTGGTAGTATGCGGTCCAATCGGTAATCCTGTCAAAATTATAATAATCCCATGGTCTTCCCCTCGAAATTAAATACAGGAGGTTATTTTTGCCCAGGTACTCTACATACTCGCGTGAAGGTGCGTTGTCTGACTGGCTTTCGTATAACACTTCTCCTGAGCGATATTCGCCTGTTGCACCAACAAAATGCGTTTCGTTGTATTTACCGAAAACCATTCTTGATAGGTTGTAAATGTTGGCCACTACATCTTCTTTGGATTTGAAGAAGTTGTTACCAGTTAACTTATCCAATGGCTGTATATCCAAAAACTTTTTGCAGGCAGGTAAACAAAAAGTTGCTGCCAGGATTATAGTATAAATAATTACTTTTTTCATAACAATATCAATTAGTTGCCTGTAGCAAGTTCTAAGTTTAAACCAATGTTGAAGGTACGTGGAACCGGATACCCCGTTGAAATATCGCGACCTAATGAGGTTACGTTTTCAGGGTTTGGTCCACTGTATTTTGAGAAAGTAACCAGGTTGTTTGTTGAGGCATAAATTCTTAAATTGCTCAATCCGTACCTTGCAATCATCTTTTTGTTGAACATGTAAGAAAGGGTTACATTGTTTATTTTTAAATAACTTCCACTCTCTTGCCACAGTGTTTGATCGGCCCTTAGTGGCTGTATCTGATTATACCTGGCATAATCATAAGGATATGGGTATTTAGCTATATCGCCCGGTGCCCTCCAGATATCAAGGTCGTTTAACGGAACAACTGATTTTAAGGAGAAGGGATCGCGCATAATGGCAATCCTATCGGCAAGGGCGTTGTTTAAGATAGTCCTGTCTGCAGTATAAACAGCGTATACATTCAGTCCCCAGTTTTTGTACCTGATGTTGGTTGAGATACCACCGGTTGCCAAAGGTTGCGAGTTACCAGTAACCTCGTAATCCCTGCCATCTAAAATATAATCGCCGTTTACATCTTTAAGAATCGGATCGCCACCTAAGAAAAACTGACCGTTGCTCTGGTATCTTTTTCCGGTAACCGGATCTACAGCTACATCGGCATCGGTGCTGTAAACCCCCTGGTTAATCCTTAAATAATTGGAAAGGGTGTTTCTTCCAACACGGTAAACAACGTGCTGTAAATAGCCCGAATTATCGAACTTAATAAACTGGCCATTATACTCGGCCGGAAGTTTTAACAGTACATCGCGGTTAATGGCTCCGTTAAGAGATACCGATATATCCAGATCTTTACTTACCAAAGGCCTAAAGGTTACCATTAACTCGGTACCATAGTTGGCAATCCCCAAATCGTTACTGGCCAGCTTATTAAAACCGGTGGTATTAGATAAATCTCTATCGAACAGTAAATTATCCACTTTTTTAAAGTAGGTATCAAAGTTTAATGATATGCGATCGTTAAAAAACCCAAGATCCAAACCGAGGTTGTACTGCGTTGTAGTGGTTGGCTTTAAATTTGGATTTGGAATTAGATCATAATCAATACCAATAGTTGGGTTATTGTTAAAATTGCCATACAGGTTATACTTACCATAAATACTTTCGAGATTACCGGTAGGAACAATATTCTGGCCCCATGTTAACCTTAAACTACCATATGACAGCCATTTTTTATCGGTTAACCAGTTTTCTTTGTTAAAGTTCCACCTTAAACCAATTGATGGATTTTTAGAATATGGATTCTCCAAGCCGCTAGATGAGGTTCCATCCAAACGGTACGAGAACTCTGCCACATATTTTTTGTCGTAATCGTAAGATAATGAACCGGCAAATGAAGCAATGGTTGCATTACGGTAATTGCTTAAAACACCACCCCCCCTTGAGTTATAATCATCGTAGCCAACAGGTCCCTGTAACTGATCGTTCGGTAATCTTTCCTGACGGGTAATACCAGCTTGGGCACCTTGTTTATAGATTTCGTTAAAGGTATTGATAAAAACATTGTGTTTTTCGCCGAATGTTTTAGCATAGGTAATACCGTTGCGATTGTATAACTGGTAGTTACGGCCAACATAATCGTAAAGCTTAGCATACTGGCCATTGGCAGCAGCCGGCGTAAAAGTTGATTCGGTATCCGAAGTATAATCGTAGCTTAATGTAGAAGATACTGCTAAACCCGGAATAAATTCGTAACGGGCTTCTACGTTGGTACGTATGTTACGGGAGTTGTTATCATTTGAGGTTTGCAAAGCCGATAAAACACCACCCGATGCCTGGTAAAAGGATGGAGGCGGCAATAAAGTAGAAGCTTGTCCGTTTTCTGCCACACCCGATTGAATTAGCCCAACACCATTACCTTTATTCTGCTTACCTACCGACCCGTTGATGAAACCAAAAAATCTGAATTTTTCATTTGGTTTAAACTCCATGTTCATGTTCAGGTTATAACGGTCGTAACCTGTATTTTTAATTACACCCTTTTCGGTATAATAACCCAGGTTAGCTTTATAGTTAAATTTCGGATCGCCACCATCCAACGCCAGGTTATGGCTCTGGTTATAGGTGGTTTGGAAAAATACATCCTGCCAATCGGTAGAGTTGTTCCAATAGGCATTTAAACTATCTGCCAAAAAAGGTGTACGCGAAATTGCCCGTATATCGGTTACATTCTGCGCATTGAGGATAATCTGCTGTATTTTTAACGAGCGCTCAGAATTTCCACCCAATGTTTCGCGGAGTTTGGGCGGTGCATTAACGAAAGCATTTGTTACGTATCTAATTCTGGGCACCTTAGAATTACCTCTTTTTGTGGTGATAATAATTACACCATAAGCACCCCTCGAGCCGTACATAGAAGTAGCCTGAGCATCTTTAAGGATCTGGATATTTTCAACATCTTCCTGCGGGATCAGCGAAAGCGGACTTACACCAGGTCCCTGGGTTTGAAAGCCAAACTCAGCAGCCTTATCCGCATCTAAAGGTACTCCATCAATAATGTATAAAGGCGATGTAGGCTGTAAAAACGATTCGTTACCACTGCCTGAAATACTTAAACTGGAAAGACCACGTACCTGTACCGATCCTCTAAAACCAGGAGCACCGGTATTGTTCTGGATATTTAAACCCGGAACCTTACCCTGCAAAAGCTGCTCTACATTGGATACCGGAATATCCTGAACCTCTTTTGCCTGTATCAATACAGCCGAACCGGTGGTGGTTTCCTTATTTCTTTTTTGATAGGCCACAATAATTACGTCATCTAAATCTTTTTTATCTTCAGTAATGGTTACGGTAATGTTGGTGGCCCCGGTAATTTTAGCCCTTTGGGTATTAAAACCTAAAAATTTAAATAATAAAGTTCCGCCTATAGGTACATTAACCGTAAACTGCCCTTTACCATTGGTTTGTGTTAAACCTTTATTGGTTTGCTCGAGGATTACGGATACCCCCGGAACCCCCTGTTTTGAATCTTTATCAACAACGGTACCATTCACAATGATGTATTTCTCCTGCGAATAAGCACTCGTGCCACAAATTATACATACAATAAGTAATGCATAAAAAAGTATATTTCTTCTCATCTTAATAGCTTTAAATGGTTACCTACTCGCTCGCGAATTTTGGATTCTCATTTCTGAAGTGGAAAACCACTTCCCAATCGCCGGCCTTATATATCGCAAAGTCGACACCGAAATTGGCAAATGTTCTTCCACCTCCAAACGAGCCCCTAGAATAGCTGAGGTTTATTTTAGCCCTGGTTGCACCCGGCGCATAAAATGTTGGTATTTCGACCAAAGGAATTGGATAGGCAACATCGTACTGTACATACTTTTCGGTTTTTTGCATGTTAAAGCCATGTATCATTTTGTCCCAGGCCGTTTCGTTAAATGCTGCAGGATTGATTTCAACTGAATCTTTATTTAAAACTTTAATCCTTAACGAATGTCCATTGCCACCGTTAAATGGCCTGATGTAGATAACCACATTATTGACTTTCAAATTTATATTGTCTTTATTGATGTCTTCATTGGTAGTTGCACTAATTACATTATTTAAATATGGTCTGATGTAATTTTTGTAACGTTTATCAAAGGGATTATTCGGATCTGGTGCCGGTAAACCAGAATACAGGTTCACATCATCAGCAGGCTCATAGGGGCGTTCGCGCCAAGGCCTGATCTGAAAGTCTTTGATAAGTCTTTCTCCACCGGTATTTTTTACCTTCAGATCAAAAAAACGAGTATCCTGTGCAAAATTGGTGCTATCTGTAGGTCTTGGAGTAATTAGCTGGTTGCTTGTAGAAGCCCAGAAAATGAATTCGCCCGACGAACGCATTTCGAAAAGTTTATGGGTTTCTATTTTTCTTTTAGCTTCTATCTCTGCCAAACTTTTCTCTAAACCGGTATAAGGCGCGGTCCAAACATATGTTGGTGCAGTTTGAAAAATATCGGTTACCGGTCTACCGTCTCCAAAACGTGCATTTACAATTTCGAAAGTAAATGGTGCGGTAGAATTATCGGCGTTAAAACCACCGATAAGGTTGTTCCTTCCCAATATCGGTTCAAGAACTTTATTGCTATAGTTTACATTGTTACTTAAATAATCTTTGTCATCGGGCAAATTGTAAAGCTTTTTACAGCCACTTAAAACAACTGGCACAAGTAATATTAAAAGGAGCTCCTTTTTAATTACTGATTTCATAAGTTTTTCTAATTTATTTTTTCCGTAATCCATCACCTATTTCGATTTATTAATTGTCCATTCTGCTAGTTGGAATGTACCTCCACTCCTTAATTCTGTAATATTAATCCGGTAGTACAGGTAGGCAACTGTATTGTTACACCTGAAAACCTTTTGCTGGTATCTTTCCTCGAAAAAGAAATTCGAAACTCTATCCAGCTCTGTCCAGTTTTGGCCATCCTGCGAACCTTCATAGGTCCAGGCTTTCGGATCTCTTCCGTTCTCATCGTTTGCCGAGGTTAAGGTATAAACCGAAGAAACTTCTGGTGTTTTAAGTTTAAACTGCATGGTTAAAAACCCCTGCAGATCGCATAAAAACTTGGTATGATCGTCGCCATCGATTACTTTTTTAGAGTTTTCGCCACTTGTAGGGCCACCCTCCGTTTTCGCGGTTGGTAGAGAAAACACCACCTACTGTGACCATTAAATTTGGTGGAGGCGGCACAAAGGTTAAACGGGTAACGAAACCATCAAAGCCGAAAACATGATCGGGACTAACTACATGGATAATTCCATTTTTTGTTTTAATGTTGTTTGAACCTGTTACGCTGGTAGACCAGTTTCTAATGAACTTACTTTTTTTGGTATTGCTAAATTCAATTACTTCAGGGCCTGCGCCTATTTCGCCGGATGCAGAACCTTTAACCGATTTTGCATGCATCGGGTAGGCCACTTTTACACTTGTTAAATTTAAGCCATCCTGAAGTTTTAACGAATCTGTTGGTTTTATACCCCTGATAATATAGTATGAAACCATCGTATCTAATTGTACCCCATCAATATTGGAAAGGAACAGAGGGTCTTTATCAGATTGTCTGCGCAAGGTATTCAGGTTCCGGAGGGCCAATTGAAAGCTTGGATTGGTTACCGCAAACAGCGTTACACTACTATCAGTAAGTGTTTTTTTCAAACCCATTCTATCAATGGCTACAAGTAACGAATCGTAAACCCCCGGTTTACTTTTTAAATATTCGTATGTATTACCGGCAAATGGGGCTGTGCTATCAGGCGCGTCGTAATAACCTCCGTTTTTTCTACAGGCCGAATACACCAGGGAGAGCAATAAAAGCATGGCTACTGTCCCCATATATTTTACAAAATTTTTCATCTGCTTATGATTATATTTTAATGGTGATGAAACGATTATGGTGTTGATTGATATCCAACTTTAAAGGCCATAATGGTTTCATATATTAATTATTTAGCGCCAGTAAGGATTTTGGGTAAGTAAACTATTCTGGGATAAAAGCTTACGCGAAATCGGCCAGTAAATACCTCCAGTTTTAATCAGACTCATAAATTTGGGATCATTTTGCCTGATTTTATTAAAACGGATCATATCATACCACCTCTGCCCCTCCCCCATCAGTTCACGGTGCCTTTCTTCGAAGATCATTTTAAGGATATCATCGTTATCGAGATTAAAACTTAGTTCGGTAGAACTTACCCGCCTGCCGATCACCTGCACCAATTCGTTTATAGCGCCTACCTGATCGCCCAGTACCGATAATGCCTCGGCACGTAAGAGCACCACATCTTCTAAACGAGTAAAAATCAATGCGCTGGTAAAATACCTGAAATTAGGATCGTTACCCCCACCCTGGATTACTTTGATTTTGCTGAAGATTGGGTATTTACCATTTAAATTGGTAAAATACCTGTCGAATTTTGATTGACCCAGGGTATCAACCGAGAACCTATCATCTTTTGCCAGATTGAAATATTTTATGATCGAATCTTTTGGAAGGTAAATATCTGGGATTGCCTTTGTTATAATGGGTTCGGCAAGGGTTAATTCTTCAATATGACCGGTGGATGAGCCATCGATGTGGCCATAATCAGAGTTAAACCCAAATATTTGCCTGAAGTTTTTATTATAGAAAAAGCCGTTCGAATTGGTGAGGTCGATTGTAGAAGTATACCCCCCGCCGCTTCTGCCATAATTATCTTCCACAAATTTGGCATATTTGGCTACGTTCGAATAATCGGCATTCCAGGCTGCAACGTGTGCCAAAACCGCATAAACGGTAACCTTGGTTGCCAGTGCACCACCCCAACGGGTCCTGTCTTCATTATAATAATTACTTGGCTGCTGTATATCGCCTGCACTGTATATATATGGCAGATCGGCTGCAGCCCTTAACATTTCACTTTCTACCCAGGCCAGTATTTTTGTCTGGCTCTCTCTCGGTTTGTTTTCAAATACACCTTCGTTAGAAGAAATAATGAAAGGCACATCACCCCAGATACGCACCATGTAGAAATAGGCAAATGCCCTTAAAAACCTGGCTTGTGCAATATCTACCGTCATGTTGTTATCCGAATAACGTTTATCGGTAGCTTTAACGTGGGCAACATTTTCGAGAAAAACATTGGCTCCGTTTACAATGGCATAAAACCTGGTCCAATCAGAAAGCGATTCTACAACAGGGTATGATGCATTTAAATTATTGCTGATAATGGCTTTTAAATCCTGCCGCTTAGGGCTGGTAAATTCTCCTGTTCTTACATCGCCGTAAATCCAGTGTCCATTATTATCGGAGAGTGCAGCACGTGTTAGTGCATAAACCCCCATAATGCCGGCACGTGCATCCTCCACAGTATTCCACATATTTTTTTCACCTACAACACGGGTGGAATCGGTTTCTAAAGCTTTATTACAGCCTGATAAAACCACTAACGAGAGCAGAAATGAGTATAATATATTCTTCATCATTGTTGATGTTTTGTTCGTATTTCTTTCCATATTATAATTCCATTTTAACACCCAAAGTATAAGTTCTTGGGATCGGTTGACCATAGCCTGTATCAATACCATCGTAACCCACCAGTTCAGGATCCTGACCGGTATATTTGGTAATCACAAACACATTATTTACCGAACCGTATAAAAAGATTTTGCTGATCTTGATATTTTTCCGCTTTAAAAAGCTACCGAAATCATAGCCAACAGAAACCGATCTTAGTTTTAAGAATGATCCGTTTTCAAGGAAAAGATCCTGATCGGTGCGGTAAGGAATTACAGTGCTCCAGGGGTTGTACAAGGGATATTTGCTATAATCGCCCCTTTTTTCCCAGAAAGTGATTTCTTTTACCGAAGCCACATCTGTATTGCCCTCATGGTTTACAAAATCGAAACGGGCGGCCATTTCCTCATTGATAATTTTTCTGCCCAGGTTAAAATACAGGTTAGTGTTTAAACTCCAGTTGCCATATTTAAAGGAGTTATCAAATCCTCCGGCTAAAACAGGTAGTGAGTGCCCCTTTAGCACTTTATCTTTTTCATCGATAATATTATCACCATTTTGGTCCTTCCATTTCGGATCGCCGGCTTTTAGAGGTGTACCGTTGTATTTTAATGGCTGTCCGTTTACTATCGGCACCTGGCTGTTTGCCGTGTAAATGCCATCATTTTCGAATAACCAATATTGATCTACCGGTTCTCCAACTTTTAAAAAGCGGTTGCCGACAATTATCTGATCCAATCCCCTTGGCAGGGCGGTTAAATTATTGCTGTTGTGGTTCAGGTTAAGTGATGAGTTCCATGAGAAT from Flavobacterium sp. W4I14 includes these protein-coding regions:
- a CDS encoding hypothetical protein (product_source=Hypo-rule applied; cath_funfam=3.90.960.10; pfam=PF02469; superfamily=82153), with amino-acid sequence MKNFVKYMGTVAMLLLLSLVYSACRKNGGYYDAPDSTAPFAGNTYEYLKSKPGVYDSLLVAIDRMGLKKTLTDSSVTLFAVTNPSFQLALRNLNTLRRQSDKDPLFLSNIDGVQLDTMVSYYIIRGIKPTDSLKLQDGLNLTSVKVAYPMHAKSVKGSASGEIGAGPEVIEFSNTKKSKFIRNWSTSVTGSNNIKTKNGIIHVVSPDHVFGFDGFVTRLTFVPPPPNLMVTVGGVFSTNRENGGWPYKWRKL
- a CDS encoding hypothetical protein (product_source=Hypo-rule applied; cleavage_site_network=SignalP-noTM; ko=KO:K21572; pfam=PF07980,PF14322; superfamily=48452), producing the protein MMKNILYSFLLSLVVLSGCNKALETDSTRVVGEKNMWNTVEDARAGIMGVYALTRAALSDNNGHWIYGDVRTGEFTSPKRQDLKAIISNNLNASYPVVESLSDWTRFYAIVNGANVFLENVAHVKATDKRYSDNNMTVDIAQARFLRAFAYFYMVRIWGDVPFIISSNEGVFENKPRESQTKILAWVESEMLRAAADLPYIYSAGDIQQPSNYYNEDRTRWGGALATKVTVYAVLAHVAAWNADYSNVAKYAKFVEDNYGRSGGGYTSTIDLTNSNGFFYNKNFRQIFGFNSDYGHIDGSSTGHIEELTLAEPIITKAIPDIYLPKDSIIKYFNLAKDDRFSVDTLGQSKFDRYFTNLNGKYPIFSKIKVIQGGGNDPNFRYFTSALIFTRLEDVVLLRAEALSVLGDQVGAINELVQVIGRRVSSTELSFNLDNDDILKMIFEERHRELMGEGQRWYDMIRFNKIRQNDPKFMSLIKTGGIYWPISRKLLSQNSLLTQNPYWR